The following coding sequences are from one Xiphophorus couchianus chromosome 7, X_couchianus-1.0, whole genome shotgun sequence window:
- the dars1 gene encoding aspartate--tRNA ligase, cytoplasmic — translation MTKEEANGATEEEQQAQSKKALKKQQKEAEKAAKKAEKQAKLAAEQQSAEEDDFAKDRYGVSAMVQSQQKLDRALVRVEDLTPQKVDQLIWLRARVHTSRAKGKQCFLVLRQQQFNVQALVAVGDRASKQMVKFAANITKESIVDVEAMVRKVEQKIESCSQQDVELHIERIFVISQAEPRLPLQLEDAVRPDGDGEEEGRATVNQDTRLDNRVIDLRTTTSQAIFRLQSGVCQLFRDTLTKKGFVEIQTPKIISAASEGGANVFTVSYFKSSAYLAQSPQLYKQMCICADFDKVFCVGPVFRAEDSNTHRHLTEFVGLDIEMAFNYHYHEVIDSITDTMVQIFKGLRDNFQTEIQTVNKQFPSEPFKFLEPTLRLEYTEALAMLRDAGVEMGDEDDLSTPNEKLLGRLVKEKYDTDFYVLDKYPLSVRPFYTMPDPNNPKYSNSYDMFMRGEEILSGAQRVHDPQLLTERALHHQIDLEKIKSYIDSFRYGAPPHGGGGIGLERVCMLYLGLHNVRQTSMFPRDPKRLTP, via the exons GCAGCTGAACAACAAAGTGCAGAGGAAGAT gACTTTGCCAAGGACCGATATGGGGTGTCAGCTATGGTGCAATCGCAGCAAAAACTTG ACAGGGCATTGGTCCGAGTCGAAGACCTTACTCCACAGAAAGTTGACCAGCTGATCTGGTTGCGTGCCCGGGTCCACACCAGCCGAGCCAAAG GGAAGCAATGCTTCTTGGTCCTGCGTCAGCAGCAGTTCAACGTGCAGGCGCTGGTCGCAGTGGGAGATCGTGCCAGCAAGCAGATGGTCAAGTTTGCCGCAAA CATCACGAAGGAGAGCATCGTGGATGTGGAGGCCATGGTGAGGAAAGTGGAGCAGAAGATCGAGAGCTGTTCACAGCAGGACGTGGAGCTCCACATCGAGAGG ATTTTTGTCATCAGCCAGGCAGAGCCTCGTCTCCCCCTGCAGCTGGAGGACGCAGTCAGGCCGGATGGAGATGGGGAGGAG GAAGGAAGAGCCACTGTTAACCAGGATACCAGACTGGACAACAGGGTGATTGATCTCAGG ACGACCACCAGCCAGGCCATCTTCCGCCTGCAGTCAGGAGTCTGCCAGCTCTTCAGAGACACCCTCACCAAAAAGGGCTTTGTGGAGATCCAAACCCCCAAAATAATATCTg CTGCCAGCGAAGGTGGAGCGAACGTCTTCACGGTGTCTTACTTCAAATCCAGCGCCTACCTGGCCCAGTCCCCTCAGCTCTACAAGCAGATGTGCATCTGTGCTGACTTTGACAAGGTCTTCTGCGTCGGCCCAG TTTTCAGGGCAGAGGACTCCAACACTCACCGTCACCTGACTGAGTTTGTGGGTCTGGATATTGAGATGGCCTTCAACTACCACTACCACGAAGTGATCGACTCCATCACTGACACCATGGTGCAGATATTCAAGGGCCTCAGAGACAA CTTCCAGACTGAGATTCAGACAGTGAACAAGCAGTTCCCCAGCGAGCCGTTTAAATTCCTGGAGCCCACTCTGCGGCTTGAATACACGGAGGCCTTGGCCATGCTGCGCGACGCCGGAGTGGAGATGGGAGACGAAGATGACCTGAG CACTCCTAATGAGAAGCTGCTGGGTCGTCTTGTCAAGGAAAAG taTGATACTGACTTTTATGTGCTGGACAAGTACCCACTCTCTGTTAGACCTTTTTACACGATGCCGGATCCAAACAACCCT AAATACTCCAACTCTTATGACATGTTCATGAGAGGAGAGGAGATCCTGTCTGGGGCTCAGAGAGTCCACGACCCTCAGCTGCTGACCGAAAGGGCTCTGCATCACCAGATTG ATCTGGAGAAGATAAAGTCATACATCGACTCATTCCGATATGGAGCTCCCCCACATGGTGGAGGAGGGATTG GTCTGGAGAGAGTCTGCATGCTGTACCTGGGTCTCCACAACGTGCGTCAGACCTCCATGTTCCCCCGTGACCCCAAACGTCTCACACCCTGA
- the LOC114148246 gene encoding protein lifeguard 3-like: MSSKTDSPPSYEDTLKDPKLNNYPFQTQHGAPLPPPPPYSPSPGMCPGPGFPPAAMPIPTLSAGLSASSPGEMDDFFSTQWESTSIRHAFIRKVYLILTVQLAFTFAVVGVFTFVNPVKMFVTQYPAIYWASFAVFFLVYCILICCKEPRRRFPLNLVLLGIFTVALSYMAGTVSSYYETKAVIIAMGITGVVCIAVTVFCFQTKVDFTSCGGFLCIAAVLLMIIGIVTSIVLSFQYVPWLHMLYAAIGAIVYTLFLVYNTQLLIGNRELAISPEEYIYGALSLYIDIVQIFLFILQVSGAATE; the protein is encoded by the exons ATGTCTTCCAAAACCGATTCTCCTCCATCCTATGAGGACACCCTGAAAGATCCTAAGTTGAATAATTACCCCTTCCAGACACAACATGGCGCCCCTCTTCCCCCTCCGCCGCCCTACAGCCCCAGTCCCGGCATGTGTCCAGGCCCCGGCTTCCCTCCGGCTGCCATGCCCATCCCCACTCTGTCAGCAGGACTGTCTGCGTCCAGCCCAG GAGAAATGGATGACTTTTTCAGCACCCAGTGGGAAAGCACGTCCATTCGACACGCCTTCATCAGAAAA GTTTACTTGATTTTGACTGTGCAGCTTGCGTTCACCTTTGCAGTCGTTGGTGTCTTTACATTTGT TAACCCAGTGAAGATGTTTGTCACCCAATACCCAGCAATCTACTGGGCTTCTTT tgctgttttctttttggtgtaTTGCATTCTCATCTGCTGCAAAGAGCCAAG GAGGCGTTTTCCATTGaatctggttctgctgggaATATTT ACTGTTGCCCTGTCTTATATGGCTGGAACAGTTTCaag CTATTATGAAACCAAAGCGGTGATAATCGCCATGGGAATAACAGGAGTAGTGTGCATAGCCGTGACAGTTTTCTGCTTCCAGACGAAG GTGGACTTCACCTCCTGCGGGGGATTTCTCTGCATAGCTGCTGTTTTGCTCATGATCATTGGGATTGTTACATCCATCGTGCTCTCCTTCCAATAT GTCCCCTGGCTGCATATGCTCTATGCTGCAATCGGAGCCATCGTTTACACTCTG TTTTTAGTCTACAACACTCAGCTCCTCATCGGGAATCGGGAGCTGGCCATCAGCCCAGAGGAGTACATCTACGGAGCGCTCTCTCTCTACATTGATATCGTTCAaatcttcctcttcatcctgcAAGTCAGCGGAGCGGCAACCGAGTAA